In [Leptolyngbya] sp. PCC 7376, a genomic segment contains:
- a CDS encoding saccharopine dehydrogenase family protein produces the protein MVQKILILGGTGQIGQRVAADLAKQGSVSITVTGRRAGSDPLSTSTPKVGFLQLDLGWQGKLRQAIADHDLVIHCAGPFHRRDGRVLRACIAERTNYIDVSDHRCLYEKIKPLCAEAKAAGITAICNVGVFPGISNSMVRFGVEQLDKSEKIELYYGVAGSGGAGETVMTTTFLGLLEPFSVWQDGQWMKKQPYSEPQQIDFPVPISKATVYWFDVAETFTFAESFPVKTVITKFGSIPHIYNQLTRTMTLLPSGLLKNSRVIKSLSKISYGMTQVSDRLTGVGVAMRAIVTGVKDGKPTQVTIDMVHEHTAIAAGQGVGLVAELLLTQRLSKKGLYPVEQIIPSDLFLELATKRDIQIFIKSQQISN, from the coding sequence ATGGTACAAAAAATCTTAATCTTGGGCGGAACTGGACAGATTGGTCAGCGAGTTGCAGCTGATCTTGCCAAACAAGGTTCGGTGTCTATTACGGTGACAGGGAGACGTGCAGGGTCTGACCCTCTCTCTACCTCTACACCAAAGGTTGGATTTTTACAGCTTGATCTAGGTTGGCAAGGGAAGTTACGACAGGCGATCGCCGACCATGACCTTGTGATTCACTGTGCGGGGCCATTCCATCGGCGTGATGGACGAGTATTGCGAGCATGCATTGCTGAGCGTACAAACTATATTGATGTGAGCGACCATCGTTGTCTCTACGAAAAGATAAAACCTCTATGCGCAGAGGCTAAAGCGGCAGGGATTACAGCGATTTGTAATGTGGGTGTGTTTCCGGGTATTTCCAATAGCATGGTGCGCTTTGGGGTCGAGCAGTTAGATAAATCGGAAAAGATCGAATTGTATTACGGTGTAGCAGGTTCTGGAGGCGCTGGCGAAACGGTAATGACCACGACCTTCTTGGGCTTATTGGAACCTTTTTCTGTGTGGCAGGATGGCCAATGGATGAAGAAACAACCTTATTCCGAGCCCCAGCAAATCGATTTCCCAGTTCCTATTAGCAAAGCGACTGTTTATTGGTTTGATGTGGCGGAAACTTTTACGTTTGCAGAATCTTTCCCTGTTAAAACGGTCATTACAAAGTTCGGGTCTATCCCGCATATTTATAATCAGCTCACACGCACCATGACGCTTTTGCCCTCTGGTCTGCTCAAAAATTCTAGGGTGATCAAAAGTTTATCGAAAATTAGTTATGGCATGACGCAAGTGAGCGATCGCCTTACTGGTGTAGGAGTGGCCATGCGAGCGATTGTCACAGGAGTAAAAGATGGTAAACCGACACAAGTGACTATTGATATGGTGCATGAGCATACGGCGATCGCCGCAGGACAGGGCGTTGGCTTAGTCGCAGAATTACTACTCACTCAGCGACTCAGTAAAAAAGGCTTATATCCAGTCGAACAAATTATTCCCAGCGATTTATTTCTGGAATTGGCGACAAAGCGAGATATTCAAATTTTTATAAAATCTCAACAGATCTCCAACTAA
- a CDS encoding STAS domain-containing protein: MDQLKTFHPTGIFDNIKVLEFRDDLLKSVTDEGAKRILLDFSGITFMDSAGLGSLVLLLKTVRAHGCKMYLCSVNQQIKMLFELTNMDSIFEIFSSQEEFLEHAQG; encoded by the coding sequence ATGGATCAACTTAAAACATTTCACCCGACTGGAATCTTTGACAACATTAAGGTTCTAGAGTTTCGAGATGATTTGCTCAAGAGCGTGACCGATGAAGGAGCAAAGCGAATCCTCCTGGATTTCTCAGGGATTACGTTTATGGACAGTGCTGGTCTTGGCTCTCTAGTACTACTCCTCAAAACAGTGCGAGCGCATGGCTGCAAAATGTATCTCTGCAGCGTCAATCAGCAAATTAAGATGCTGTTTGAGCTAACCAATATGGATAGTATTTTCGAGATTTTCAGCTCACAAGAAGAGTTTTTAGAGCACGCTCAAGGCTAA
- a CDS encoding STAS domain-containing protein has translation MSPNVTVVKPADILDNNKAVSFRRQIIEGAKQASMVLVDFSQVTFMDSSGLGALVLARKEVRNAGSQLYLCSLNHQLQMLFELTSMDQIFDIFTDQEEFKRQYLDPLG, from the coding sequence ATGTCTCCGAATGTCACTGTAGTTAAGCCAGCCGATATTTTGGATAACAACAAAGCTGTAAGCTTTCGCCGCCAAATCATTGAAGGAGCCAAACAAGCCTCGATGGTGTTGGTAGACTTTAGTCAAGTGACATTTATGGATAGCTCAGGTCTTGGGGCTTTGGTGCTCGCCCGTAAAGAAGTTCGCAATGCGGGATCTCAGCTCTACCTCTGCTCCCTTAACCACCAGTTACAAATGCTGTTTGAGTTAACGAGTATGGATCAAATTTTTGACATTTTTACGGATCAAGAAGAATTTAAGCGTCAATACTTAGACCCCCTTGGTTAA
- the mfd gene encoding transcription-repair coupling factor, translating to MTFDSVVRYLSRSPLTEEFNQKLIKRQEIQLSGLPRLPKGLVASSIAQVQEKNLLVVCATLEEAGRWAAQLEAMGWSQVLFYPTSEASPYEAFDTESEMVWGQMQTLSVMSHQSSPNSKKLAIVATEKALQPHLPPGDVFADYCLTLQPGEETDGKAIASTLERLGYERTTLVETEGQWTRRGDIVDIFPVSSELPVRLDFFGDELESIREFDPATQRSLDKLKILKLTPTRFSPLIGQAIADPTDLNLTDEELEQWGEGNYPEGMQRFLGVAFNEVASLLDYLPEDTLVAVDERDQCLAHGNKTFETIDAQWKLINGEQTLPKIHRTTEESFELLQDAFHRIILSELDDATDKAINLSSRPLPITPHQFGKLAEILRGKREIYSTITLDKYNTWLVSAQPSRSVSLLQEHDCAAQFIPNPKDFPAIKKHQIQGTAIALKYKGQAELEGFILPTYRIAIVTDKEFFGQHTLTSFGYIRKRRRAASKTVDVNKLRPGDYVVHKSHGVGRFLKMEVLQSREYLAIKYADGLLRIPADSLDTLSRYRKTAKGRPQLHKLGGKAWEKTKNKVRKSVKKLAVDLLKIYAQRAEMKGTIYPVDAPWQQEMEDSFPYQATPDQLKAVQDIKRDLESDRPMDRLVCGDVGFGKTEVAIRAIFKVVTSGHKQVALLAPTTILTQQHYHTLKERFSPYPINIGLLNRFRTASEQKEIMQRLKNGELDIVVGTQKLLGKEVKFKDLGMLVVDEEQRFGVNQKEKIKAMKTKVDVLTLSATPIPRTLYMSLSGIREMSLITTPPPSRRPIQTHVSRYQSEAIRTALRNELDRGGQIFYVVPRVEGIEEIAGQLREMIPSARVAIAHGQMNESDLEATMLTFSNGEADILLCTTIVESGLDIPRVNTIIVEDSQKFGLSQLYQLRGRVGRSGIQAHAWLLYPSKGELTEKARKRLRALQEFSQLGSGYQLAMRDMEIRGVGNLLGAEQSGQMEAIGFDLYMDMLQECISEIRGQEIPQVDDCQVDLKLTAFIPGNYITDTEQKLDAYRLITNANSKPERMQIASEWTERYGKLPSSVEQLLQVIELKSIAKSLGFSRIKPEGKQNILLETPMEEPAWKLLEEKLPKHLHSRFVYTPKKVTVRGLGTIKPQQQLDNLIQWLGMMQGALAEASVV from the coding sequence ATGACCTTTGATTCAGTTGTCCGCTACCTCAGCCGCTCACCACTTACTGAAGAGTTCAATCAAAAGCTCATTAAGCGTCAAGAAATTCAGCTTAGTGGCTTACCGCGTTTGCCAAAGGGTTTGGTGGCATCGAGCATTGCGCAGGTGCAAGAAAAGAATTTATTGGTCGTTTGTGCAACGTTAGAGGAGGCAGGGCGTTGGGCGGCGCAATTGGAGGCGATGGGCTGGAGTCAAGTGCTGTTTTATCCGACTTCTGAGGCTTCTCCCTATGAGGCGTTTGATACCGAATCGGAGATGGTTTGGGGACAGATGCAAACGTTATCGGTGATGAGTCACCAGTCATCACCGAATAGTAAAAAGCTGGCGATTGTGGCGACGGAAAAGGCTTTGCAACCCCATTTGCCACCGGGAGATGTATTTGCGGATTATTGTTTGACGTTGCAACCTGGGGAAGAAACTGACGGGAAGGCGATCGCCTCCACTCTGGAAAGGTTGGGATATGAGCGCACAACCCTTGTGGAGACGGAGGGACAATGGACAAGGCGTGGTGATATTGTCGATATTTTCCCGGTGTCGTCGGAGCTGCCAGTACGGTTAGATTTCTTTGGGGATGAGCTAGAAAGCATTCGGGAGTTTGACCCAGCAACCCAACGTTCTCTCGACAAGTTAAAGATTTTAAAGTTAACACCCACTAGATTTAGTCCGCTTATTGGTCAGGCGATCGCCGATCCAACAGATTTAAATCTAACTGATGAAGAATTAGAACAATGGGGTGAAGGGAATTATCCAGAAGGGATGCAACGATTTCTTGGGGTAGCGTTTAATGAGGTGGCATCACTCCTAGATTATTTACCCGAGGATACGCTGGTTGCTGTCGATGAACGCGATCAATGTTTAGCCCATGGCAATAAAACCTTTGAAACGATTGATGCCCAGTGGAAGCTGATTAATGGCGAACAGACTCTACCGAAAATCCACCGAACTACGGAAGAATCTTTTGAGTTATTGCAGGATGCATTCCATCGGATCATTCTGTCTGAACTAGACGACGCAACAGATAAAGCGATTAATTTATCCAGTCGTCCCCTACCGATTACACCCCATCAATTCGGGAAGTTGGCAGAAATTCTACGGGGTAAACGGGAAATTTACAGCACCATCACCCTCGATAAGTACAATACTTGGCTCGTTTCCGCGCAACCATCCCGTTCGGTATCCTTGCTCCAAGAACATGATTGCGCCGCACAGTTTATCCCAAACCCCAAAGATTTTCCTGCCATCAAAAAACACCAAATCCAAGGCACGGCGATCGCCCTGAAATATAAAGGTCAAGCGGAACTCGAAGGGTTTATTTTGCCGACCTATCGCATTGCGATTGTCACTGATAAAGAATTCTTTGGACAGCACACTCTCACTAGTTTTGGCTATATCCGCAAACGGCGACGGGCAGCATCAAAAACTGTTGATGTTAATAAGCTTCGTCCGGGTGATTACGTTGTCCACAAAAGTCATGGGGTCGGTCGTTTCCTCAAGATGGAAGTGCTGCAATCCCGTGAATATTTAGCCATTAAATATGCCGATGGTTTGCTGAGAATTCCAGCAGATTCTCTCGATACCTTATCTCGTTATCGCAAGACAGCAAAAGGTCGCCCCCAACTCCACAAACTAGGTGGTAAAGCTTGGGAGAAAACAAAAAATAAAGTCCGTAAATCGGTTAAAAAATTAGCCGTCGATCTCCTCAAAATTTATGCTCAGCGCGCCGAAATGAAAGGCACCATTTACCCAGTGGATGCACCGTGGCAACAGGAGATGGAAGATTCTTTTCCTTACCAAGCGACACCGGATCAACTCAAGGCTGTACAGGACATCAAGCGGGATTTGGAGAGCGATCGCCCGATGGATAGACTCGTCTGTGGCGATGTGGGTTTCGGTAAAACTGAGGTAGCAATCCGCGCTATTTTTAAAGTGGTGACTAGCGGTCATAAACAGGTAGCGTTATTGGCTCCGACAACAATCCTGACCCAGCAGCACTACCACACACTCAAAGAAAGATTTTCGCCCTATCCCATCAACATCGGTCTGCTCAACCGTTTCCGCACCGCCTCCGAACAAAAGGAAATTATGCAGCGACTTAAAAATGGCGAACTCGATATCGTTGTCGGCACACAGAAGCTCTTAGGAAAAGAAGTCAAATTCAAAGATCTCGGAATGCTTGTCGTCGATGAAGAGCAGCGCTTTGGTGTGAATCAAAAAGAAAAAATCAAGGCAATGAAAACAAAGGTTGATGTCTTGACGCTCTCCGCCACTCCGATTCCGCGGACGCTTTATATGTCTCTCTCAGGCATTCGGGAGATGAGCCTCATCACGACGCCACCACCATCCCGTCGCCCCATTCAAACCCATGTTTCTCGCTATCAATCAGAGGCGATTCGGACGGCTCTCCGCAATGAGCTTGATCGCGGTGGCCAAATTTTTTATGTCGTTCCCCGCGTTGAAGGTATCGAAGAGATTGCTGGACAACTACGCGAAATGATTCCCTCCGCACGGGTGGCGATCGCCCATGGCCAGATGAATGAGTCTGATCTGGAAGCAACGATGCTCACCTTCAGCAATGGCGAGGCGGATATCTTACTTTGCACGACTATTGTGGAGTCTGGCTTAGATATTCCCCGAGTAAACACGATTATTGTGGAAGATTCCCAGAAATTTGGCTTATCTCAGCTTTATCAACTCAGAGGACGGGTCGGGCGATCAGGTATTCAGGCACACGCATGGCTGCTCTATCCCAGTAAAGGCGAACTCACGGAAAAAGCACGGAAACGTCTGCGAGCATTACAGGAATTCAGTCAGTTAGGTTCTGGCTATCAATTGGCGATGCGTGACATGGAAATCCGGGGTGTCGGTAATCTCCTCGGCGCAGAACAGTCCGGCCAAATGGAGGCGATCGGCTTTGATCTTTATATGGATATGTTGCAGGAATGTATCAGCGAAATTCGTGGTCAAGAAATCCCACAGGTCGATGATTGCCAAGTCGATCTCAAACTTACTGCATTCATTCCCGGTAATTACATTACTGATACCGAGCAAAAACTGGATGCCTATCGTCTCATCACTAACGCCAACTCCAAACCAGAACGTATGCAAATCGCATCAGAATGGACAGAACGTTACGGCAAATTACCATCTTCTGTTGAACAACTTTTACAAGTAATCGAACTTAAAAGTATTGCTAAATCTCTTGGTTTTTCTCGCATCAAACCTGAAGGTAAACAAAATATTTTATTAGAAACTCCCATGGAAGAACCAGCCTGGAAACTCCTCGAAGAAAAACTACCGAAACATCTTCATTCACGTTTTGTTTATACGCCGAAAAAAGTAACTGTACGAGGTCTCGGCACAATTAAACCTCAACAACAACTTGACAACCTCATTCAATGGTTAGGCATGATGCAAGGAGCTTTAGCTGAAGCCTCAGTTGTTTAG
- a CDS encoding helix-turn-helix domain-containing protein, whose translation MTDKDICFDPSYRCPIQFVVDLLGNKWSILVFRELFKGPRRTNEFLKALPGISTKTLTARLRDLEHHGLVRREVFPEIPPRVEYSLTPKGLEFRPVLMAMHQLGTQWLEQEPCICAIETGMPETETTSLSMPK comes from the coding sequence ATGACTGATAAAGATATTTGTTTTGATCCGTCTTACCGTTGCCCGATCCAATTTGTTGTCGATCTTCTGGGCAATAAGTGGTCAATTTTAGTATTTCGAGAATTATTTAAGGGGCCGCGCCGCACCAATGAGTTTCTAAAAGCGCTTCCTGGTATCAGCACTAAAACCCTCACCGCCCGACTCCGTGATCTTGAACATCATGGGTTAGTTCGACGAGAAGTTTTTCCAGAGATTCCACCACGGGTTGAATATTCCCTGACACCAAAGGGTTTAGAATTTCGCCCTGTTCTGATGGCCATGCATCAATTAGGAACACAATGGCTGGAACAGGAGCCTTGTATCTGTGCAATTGAAACAGGTATGCCAGAAACTGAAACGACTTCTCTTTCGATGCCCAAATAG
- a CDS encoding Uma2 family endonuclease has product MATLQVQSSLQPLTLDLSAFTPQLKMSDEQFLEFCRTNRDLRIERLATGEVIVMPPAFSDTGNRNAKLLYQVMAWAEEDGTGETFDSSAGFTLPNGSTKSPDVSWIRLDRWHQLSDEEQASFAPICPDFVIELRSSSDSLKRLQAKMVEYIENGVKLGILVDRKNQTVYIYQPDQDPQIREKPATVDCSPELQGLSLKMKRIW; this is encoded by the coding sequence ATGGCAACATTACAAGTTCAGAGTTCGCTACAGCCTCTAACGCTCGATTTGTCTGCATTTACACCTCAGCTCAAAATGAGTGATGAGCAGTTTTTAGAGTTTTGTCGCACCAATCGTGATTTAAGGATTGAACGTCTGGCAACAGGCGAAGTGATTGTTATGCCGCCAGCTTTTTCTGATACTGGTAACCGGAATGCCAAGCTGCTCTATCAAGTTATGGCTTGGGCAGAAGAGGATGGCACTGGTGAGACCTTTGATTCGAGTGCAGGTTTTACCTTGCCGAATGGGTCAACCAAATCGCCGGATGTGTCATGGATTCGCTTAGACCGTTGGCATCAATTATCCGATGAAGAACAAGCTTCATTTGCGCCTATTTGCCCAGATTTTGTCATTGAGTTGCGTTCGAGTAGTGATTCCCTCAAACGTTTACAAGCCAAGATGGTCGAATATATTGAAAATGGTGTAAAGCTTGGCATTTTAGTAGATCGCAAAAATCAAACTGTTTATATCTATCAACCAGACCAAGATCCACAAATTCGAGAAAAACCCGCAACTGTAGATTGCTCTCCAGAGTTACAAGGCTTATCCCTCAAGATGAAACGTATTTGGTAG